The genomic interval AGCTTGGCGTCGAGGTTCGCCAGCGGCTCGTCCATCAGGAACACCTCGGGTTCGCGGACGATGGCGCGCGCGATGGCGACCCGCTGGCGCTGGCCGCCCGACATCTCGTCGGGCATCCGTTCGAGCATGCCCTCCAGCTGGACGATGTCGGCCGCGCGGTCCACGCGGCGGTCGATCTCGTCCTTCGGGTAGTCGCGCAGGCGCAACCCGAAGCTGATGTTGTCGTACACGTCCATGTGCGGGAACAGCGCGATGTTCTGGAACACCATCGCGATTCCCCGGTCCTTCGGCGGGAGGTTGGTCACCTCCCTGTCGGCGATGGTGATGGTGCCCTCGGTGGGCTTTGTCAACCCCGCGATGGTTTCGAGCGTGGTCGACTTCCCGCATCCCGAGGGACCGACGAGCGTGACGAACTCGCCGTCCCGGATGTCGAGGTTCATGTCGTTGACTGCCGTTACGTCGGCGTAGCGTTTCGAGACGCCGTCCAAGATGACTTTACCCATTGTGTATCACTCCTTGAGCGCTCCCGCGGTCAGCCCGCTCACGATCTTCTCCTGTGCGACCACGACGATGATGGCGACCGGAAGCACGCCGACGATGCTCGCCGCGGCCATGAGGTTGTACAGCTCGGAGTACTGGCCCTGATAGCTCAGGATTCCCCAGACCAGCGGTGCCCACCGGTCGGCCTCCCCGGTGGTCATGAGGAACGAGAAGAAGAACTCGTTGTACACCGAGATGAACGTCAGCACGCCCGCGGTCGCGACCCCGGGAGCCGACAGCGGCATGATGACCCGGAACAGCGCGCCGAGCCGGGTCGTGCCCTCGACCCGCGCGGCGTCCTCCAGTCCGTCGGGAATCTGGCCGTAGAACGTTGCGAGGATGAAGATGGACAGCGGCATGAACAGCGCGCTGAACGGGAGTATCATCGCGAATGGGGTGTTGAACAGTTCGGGACTCGACACCCCCAACAGCGAGACGTTGCCCGTGAACAGCCGGAACAGCGGGATGATGAACGCCGCTGGCGGGAAGTACGACACCGCGAGGATGAGCAACATTAGCGGTCCCCGGCCCGGGAAGTCGAGTCGCCCGAACACGTAGCCCGCGAGGCTCGCCAGTACCAACACGACCGCAGTCGTCGCGACCCCGAGCACGAAGCTGTTGAACACGAACAGGTGGAACGGCACCCGCTGGAACACCTCGACGAACGCGCCGGGGTTGAAGCCGTTCGGAACCGGTGGGAAGCCGAAG from Halorussus salilacus carries:
- a CDS encoding carbohydrate ABC transporter permease → MATESETKQGPFSRWASSAIQDPEKAYRAMFYVATVFFLFTTLFPFYWLLVLALTPQDAIANFGFPPVPNGFNPGAFVEVFQRVPFHLFVFNSFVLGVATTAVVLVLASLAGYVFGRLDFPGRGPLMLLILAVSYFPPAAFIIPLFRLFTGNVSLLGVSSPELFNTPFAMILPFSALFMPLSIFILATFYGQIPDGLEDAARVEGTTRLGALFRVIMPLSAPGVATAGVLTFISVYNEFFFSFLMTTGEADRWAPLVWGILSYQGQYSELYNLMAAASIVGVLPVAIIVVVAQEKIVSGLTAGALKE